The proteins below are encoded in one region of Neodiprion virginianus isolate iyNeoVirg1 chromosome 7, iyNeoVirg1.1, whole genome shotgun sequence:
- the LOC124308510 gene encoding uncharacterized protein LOC124308510, whose translation MISACSASFAGPNVCNVTTLATFLSMLNVSTRNSDVISSPSDQIRLADSTDQNCDVIVIGAVDGGPSASIGPARIEKKSEPTHPDSRGKISLALSYLKEWYSVLSGNKLSTPRDVVSLNDDFKIVMGSAIVLKIITI comes from the exons ATGATTTCCGCCTGCAGTGCCAGCTTTGCGGGGCCAAATGTTTGTAATGTAACAACACTCGCTACCTTTTTGTCCATGCTGAACGTCTCAACGCGAAACTCAGATGTGATTTCCAGCCCAAGTGACCAAATTAGATTAGCCGATTCCACGGACCAGAATTGTGACGTAATAGTGATCGGAG CTGTTGATGGAGGTCCTTCAGCCTCGATTGGTCCAGCCCGGATCGAGAAGAAGTCGGAACCAACTCACCCGGATAGCAGAG GTAAAATCAGCCTGGCCTTGAGTTACCTCAAGGAATGGTATTCCGTCCTATCGGGAAACAAACTGAGCACGCCGCGAGATGTCGTAAGTCTTAACGACGACTTTAAAATCGTGATGGGTTCCGCCATAGTGCTGAAGATAATCACCATATAG
- the LOC124308505 gene encoding glucose dehydrogenase [FAD, quinone]-like, whose product MMKCGSVQPGMCDTVLPGPSMESMCNASAFFTFMSILDTCIRAKEVISGRCERINPIERTDSDYDFIVIGGGAGGAVTAARLSEVPDWKVLLLEAGDDESGAGQVPAFAWSLIGAENDWNFQTNESNACLSTNGFCTWHSSRTLGGNTAHNDMVYLRGNPTDYNNWAAMGNEGWSYEDVLPFFKKSEDNGEIDRVGRKHHGTGGPLRVQRFPYNDSFSFAILAAAEEAGFGISDDLNGEKITGFTNIQTTQKDGVRRSSARSFLWPARNRKNLHISLNSYVTRIIIENNLAVGVEYHKNGKLNTVRATREIVLSGGIVKSPHLLLLSGIGPKEHLESMGIKVVKDLPGVGKNLHDQVAYILSFTINESDTYENNWAAASEYLAFQTGPLSSTGLAQISSSLPTSLTTADYPDTQLSPIGYEANCAPGEPDALRSTDKRTIRMYVGHMHPKSRGRVCLASKDPFDQPFISANYLSEPSDVQGLIEGIEMTLALTRTKALRAHNFTLFDTNIEACSNYTFASTEYWACAVRQDTIVELHQAGSCKMGPASDSLAVVDPRLRVHGVKGLRVVDASIMPQVTSANTGSPTMMIGERGADFIKQYWTDGSLDNERK is encoded by the exons ATGATGAAATGTGGCTCCGTCCAACCGGGCATGTGTGACACGGTTTTACCGGGACCAAGTATGGAAAGCATGTGCAACGCATCTGCATTCTTTACTTTCATGTCTATCCTCGATACTTGCATTCGTGCCAAGGAGGTGATATCAGGAAGATGCGAGCGGATCAACCCCATTGAACGAACAGATAGCGACTACGACTTCATCGTGATTGGCG GGGGTGCGGGGGGCGCTGTGACGGCTGCGAGACTAAGCGAGGTTCCAGATTGGAAGGTTTTGCTACTTGAAGCTGGAGACGACGAGTCGGGGGCTGGTCAAGTGCCGGCATTCGCTTGGAGTTTAATCG GAGCGGAAAACGActggaattttcaaacgaacgAGAGCAACGCGTGTTTGTCTACGAACGGATTCTGCACGTGGCACTCGTCTCGAACTCTCGGCGGAAATACGGCGCACAATGACATGGTCTACTTGAGGGGCAATCCAACTGACTACAACAACTGGGCCGCGATGGGCAACGAGGGGTGGTCCTATGAGGACGTGCTGCCGTTTTTTAAAAAGTCCGAAGACAACGGCGAAATTGACAGAGTTGGTCGCAAACATCATGGAACAGGAGGACCGCTCCGTGTTCAAAGATTTCCGTACAACGATTCCTTTTCATTTGCAATACTCGCAGCCGCCGAGGAAGCTGGATTTGGTATAAGCGACGATCTCAACGGCGAGAAGATAACCGGTTTCACGAACATCCAAACCACACAGAAGGACGGTGTAAGACGCAGCAGCGCAAGGTCGTTTCTCTGGCCAGCCAGGAATCGCAAGAATCTTCACATTTCCCTAAACTCTTACGTAACCAGAAttataatagaaaataatttagcGGTTGGCGTTGAATATCACAAG AATGGTAAATTGAATACCGTCAGAGCTACCCGCGAGATCGTTCTCTCCGGAGGAATAGTGAAGTCACCCCATCTTCTACTTCTCTCCGGGATAGGACCCAAGGAACACCTGGAATCCATGGGAATCAAAGTAGTCAAGGATTTGCCcggtgttggaaaaaatcttCACGACCAAGTAGCGTACATTCTAAGCTTCACCATCAACGAATCCGATACCTACGAAAATAATTGGGCTGCCGCGTCTGAATATCTAGCCTTCCAGACCGGCCCCCTGTCCAGTACTGGATTGGCTCAAATCAGTAGTTCGTTACCGACGAGCTTGACGACCGCCGATTATCCGGACACCCAGCTGTCACCTATTGGTTACGAAGCAAATTGTGCTCCAGGCGAACCGGACGCTCTTCGTAGCACGGACAAACGTACTATACGCATGTACGTAGGACACATGCACCCCAAGAGCAGAG GTAGAGTATGCCTCGCCTCAAAAGACCCTTTCGATCAGCCTTTCATCTCGGCCAACTATCTGAGCGAGCCCAGTGATGTTCAAGGTCTGATAGAGGGCATAGAGATGACTTTGGCGCTGACTCGAACTAAGGCTTTGAGAGCCCATAACTTTACCTTGTTCGATACGAACATTGAAGCCTGCTCTAATTATACTTTTGCAAGCACCGAATATTGGGCCTGCGCCGTACGCCAGGATACCATTGTCGAACTGCATCAGGCCGGTTCTTGCAAAATGGGACCAGCTTCCGATTCCTTGGCTGTCGTGGATCCCCGGTTGAGAGTTCACGGAGTGAAGGGACTCCGCGTAGTGGACGCATCGATAATGCCGCAG GTAACTTCCGCAAATACTGGATCACCGACCATGATGATCGGAGAGCGAGGCGCGGACTTTATCAAGCAATACTGGACAGACGGATCTCTCgacaatgaaagaaaatag
- the LOC124308506 gene encoding glucose dehydrogenase [FAD, quinone]-like — MTSEYSELSTCNASLSGPYLQDLCSGSAFILFMTILETYIQASELISGKCERMIPVENTETVYDYVIVGGGGAGAVVAARLSEISNWTVLLLEAGEDESAAMQIPSFDEPLLGSEIDWNYHTTNESHACLSTNGSCIWYSAKCLGGNTAHNGMIYLRGYKQDYDEWASMGNEGWSWEEVMPFFLKSEDNGEIERVGSEYHSTGGPLSVERFPYIPSFSQSIIAAGIEAGYGYSDDLNGDVVKGVSIIQATNKHGVRRSSSRAFLWPARNRSNLHVSLNSLVTKIVIEDGQAVGVEYDKNGTSNSVNVSKEVIVCAGSIRSPHLLMLSGIGPKAHLDSFGIEVVHDLPGVGENLHDQVSHAVNFTINEPDIFDNDWVAASEYLASQSGPLSSIGLSQVVMALPSSLTTSDYPDIQLFFEAYVASCAPGEKGALKSSGKRSVGVGVGFMRPKSRGRISLASKDPFVNPVIWSNYLDDSRDVTALVEAIQLTLALANTSALKAHNFTLSNPPLEACSNYTFRSDEYWACAVQQDTLPEWHNVGSCKMGPASDSMAVVDHQLRVHGVKGLRVADASIMPKVTSANTGAPTIMIAERAADFIKNYWGR, encoded by the exons ATGACATCCGAATACAGCGAGCTGAGCACCTGCAATGCGAGTCTCTCAGGGCCATACCTTCAAGACCTTTGCAGTGGCTCGGCGTTCATCCTTTTTATGACCATCCTGGAAACTTACATTCAAGCGAGTGAACTGATTTCCGGAAAATGCGAGCGTATGATACCGGTCGAGAATACGGAAACTGTTTACGATTACGTTATCGTCGGAG GCGGCGGTGCCGGTGCTGTGGTAGCTGCAAGACTGAGTGAGATTTCCAACTGGACGGTTTTACTCCTTGAAGCCGGTGAAGACGAGTCGGCAGCCATGCAGATCCCAAGTTTCGATGAACCCTTACTAG GATCAGAGATCGACTGGAACTATCATACGACGAATGAAAGTCACGCCTGCTTGTCAACGAACGGTTCGTGTATTTGGTACTCGGCGAAGTGTCTGGGGGGAAACACAGCGCACAATGGAATGATATACCTGCGAGGGTACAAGCAGGACTATGACGAATGGGCCTCGATGGGCAACGAAGGGTGGTCATGGGAGGAGGTGATGCCGTTTTTCCTCAAGTCGGAAGACAACGGTGAAATCGAGCGAGTTGGAAGCGAGTATCACTCGACGGGTGGGCCACTATCCGTCGAAAGATTTCCCTATATTCCTTCTTTCTCACAGTCCATAATCGCTGCCGGTATCGAAGCCGGTTACGGTTACAGCGACGATCTGAACGGTGACGTGGTCAAAGGCGTCTCAATAATTCAAGCGACGAACAAACACGGAGTCAGGCGCAGTAGCTCCAGAGCTTTTCTATGGCCAGCGAGAAATCGTTCGAATCTTCACGTGTCCCTGAACTCCCTGGTGACCAAGATCGTAATCGAGGATGGCCAAGCGGTCGGCGTCGAGTATGACAAG AACGGAACGTCAAATAGCGTGAATGTGTCCAAAGAGGTGATCGTCTGCGCAGGCTCAATAAGGTCACCTCATCTTCTGATGCTCTCCGGGATTGGACCAAAGGCTCATCTGGATTCCTTCGGTATCGAAGTAGTCCACGACCTTCCTGGGGTCGGTGAAAATCTCCACGATCAAGTTTCTCACGCGGTCAACTTCACCATTAATGAGCCCGACATCTTCGACAACGACTGGGTCGCTGCGTCTGAGTACCTCGCCTCCCAGTCGGGGCCACTCTCTTCGATCGGATTATCCCAGGTAGTTATGGCACTGCCGAGCAGCTTGACTACCTCAGACTATCCGGACATTCAGCTCTTCTTCGAGGCCTACGTAGCCAGCTGCGCGCCGGGTGAAAAGGGTGCTCTAAAGAGCTCAGGAAAACGCTCAGTGGGCGTTGGGGTTGGGTTCATGCGTCCGAAGAGCAGAG GAAGAATCAGCCTAGCTTCAAAAGACCCTTTTGTGAATCCTGTGATCTGGTCTAATTACCTTGATGACTCTCGCGACGTCACCGCACTAGTTGAAGCCATTCAATTGACCCTTGCACTGGCCAACACATCTGCCTTAAAAGCCCATAACTTCACCTTGAGTAATCCACCGCTGGAAGCTTGCTCCAACTACACTTTCCGAAGCGACGAATATTGGGCCTGTGCTGTGCAGCAGGACACTTTGCCCGAGTGGCACAACGTCGGGTCTTGCAAAATGGGACCAGCCTCCGATTCCATGGCTGTCGTCGATCACCAACTACGCGTTCACGGTGTAAAAGGACTCAGAGTTGCAGATGCTTCCATAATGCCTAAG GTAACCTCGGCGAATACGGGAGCGCCAACAATAATGATTGCGGAACGAGCCGCCGacttcataaaaaattattgggGCCGTTGA